In Longimicrobiaceae bacterium, a single genomic region encodes these proteins:
- a CDS encoding DUF4870 domain-containing protein — MDSTPFSAAPEASAPALTQEERTNAMLCHVLSLCGYVIPMGHIIGPLIIWLSKKDTSAYVDRHGRESLNFQISMMIYVIGAFILMFLLVGFFLLPVLAVFHIVVVIIASMRANEGREYRYPLCIRFL, encoded by the coding sequence CCACTCCGTTCTCCGCCGCCCCCGAAGCTTCGGCACCGGCGCTCACGCAGGAAGAAAGAACGAACGCCATGCTGTGCCATGTGCTTTCGCTCTGCGGCTACGTCATTCCCATGGGCCACATCATCGGGCCGCTGATCATCTGGCTGTCGAAGAAGGACACCTCGGCCTACGTGGACCGGCACGGGCGCGAGTCGCTGAACTTCCAGATCAGCATGATGATCTACGTGATCGGCGCCTTCATCCTGATGTTCCTGCTGGTGGGCTTCTTCCTCCTGCCCGTGCTGGCGGTCTTCCACATCGTGGTCGTCATCATCGCCTCGATGCGCGCGAACGAGGGGCGCGAGTACCGCTATCCGCTCTGCATCCGCTTCCTATAG
- a CDS encoding amidohydrolase — MKLRISHALPALVLAAAGPRAAAAQAPASAADDAQVAAAVERVLPAIVDVRHRIHQHPELSNREFHTAEMVAAHLRSLGMEVRTGVAHTGVVGILRGGRPGPVIAIRADMDALPVTEATSYPWRSTDKGTYMGHEVGVAHACGHDVHTAVQMGVASVLAGMRGRLPGTVVFLFQPAEEGSPPGEEGGAKLMLAEGAFNGVRPSAVFGLHTFAQMEVGKVGYTPGPAMAASDKFMITIHGRQAHGASPQLSIDPVVTAAQAILALQTIRSRNLSPFEPSVVTVGMVRAGERFNIIPADAHLEGTVRTFDPAVQDTVEHRIREILDGITHAAGATYEMEYQRTTPVTVNDRALAARMRPTLDRLMGAANVSDIPPTTGAEDFAFFANTVPGFFYRLGTTKPGTVSGDHHTPTFQADDAAIPIGIRVMTGLVLDYLNSGAAVVAR; from the coding sequence ATGAAGCTTCGCATCTCACACGCACTGCCCGCGCTGGTGCTGGCGGCGGCGGGCCCGCGCGCGGCGGCGGCGCAGGCACCCGCGAGTGCGGCCGACGACGCGCAGGTGGCCGCCGCCGTCGAACGCGTCCTGCCTGCCATCGTGGACGTGCGGCACCGCATCCACCAGCACCCGGAGCTGAGCAACCGCGAGTTCCACACGGCCGAGATGGTGGCGGCGCACCTTCGCTCGCTGGGCATGGAGGTGCGCACCGGCGTGGCCCACACCGGCGTCGTCGGCATCCTGCGCGGGGGCCGGCCGGGCCCGGTCATCGCCATCCGCGCGGACATGGACGCGCTGCCGGTGACGGAAGCGACGTCGTATCCGTGGCGCAGCACCGACAAGGGCACGTACATGGGCCACGAGGTGGGCGTCGCCCACGCGTGCGGGCACGACGTGCACACGGCGGTGCAGATGGGCGTCGCCTCGGTGCTCGCGGGCATGCGCGGGCGGCTGCCGGGCACCGTCGTCTTCCTCTTCCAGCCCGCCGAGGAGGGCTCGCCCCCGGGTGAGGAAGGCGGCGCCAAGCTGATGCTGGCCGAGGGCGCGTTCAACGGCGTGCGGCCCAGCGCCGTGTTCGGCCTCCACACCTTCGCGCAGATGGAGGTGGGCAAGGTGGGCTACACGCCCGGCCCCGCCATGGCCGCGTCGGACAAGTTCATGATCACCATCCACGGCCGGCAGGCGCACGGCGCGTCGCCGCAGCTCTCCATCGACCCCGTGGTCACCGCGGCGCAGGCCATCCTGGCGCTCCAGACCATCCGCTCGCGCAACCTCTCGCCGTTCGAGCCCAGTGTGGTCACCGTGGGCATGGTGCGCGCCGGCGAGCGCTTCAACATCATCCCGGCAGACGCGCACCTGGAAGGCACCGTACGCACCTTCGACCCCGCGGTGCAGGACACGGTGGAGCACCGCATCCGCGAGATCCTGGACGGCATCACGCATGCGGCCGGCGCCACGTACGAGATGGAGTACCAGCGTACCACGCCCGTGACCGTGAACGACCGCGCCCTCGCCGCCCGCATGCGCCCCACGCTGGACCGGCTGATGGGCGCCGCCAACGTCTCCGACATCCCGCCCACCACGGGCGCCGAGGACTTCGCGTTCTTCGCGAATACCGTCCCCGGCTTCTTCTACCGGCTGGGCACGACCAAGCCGGGAACCGTCTCGGGCGACCACCACACGCCCACCTTCCAGGCCGACGACGCCGCCATCCCCATCGGCATCCGCGTGATGACGGGGCTGGTGCTGGACTACCTGAACAGCGGCGCGGCCGTGGTGGCGCGGTAG